The following are from one region of the Salvia hispanica cultivar TCC Black 2014 chromosome 1, UniMelb_Shisp_WGS_1.0, whole genome shotgun sequence genome:
- the LOC125201576 gene encoding ruvB-like 2, translated as MSEIKLSEMRDLTRIERIGAHSHIRGLGLDSALEARSSSEGMVGQTSARKAAGVIVKMVQEGKIAGRAVLLAGQPGTGKTAIAMGMAKSIGQETPFAMLAGSELFSLEMSKTEALMQAFRKAIGVRIKEETEVIEGEVVEIQIDRPAVAGAASKTGKLTLKTTDMETVYDLGGKMIEALGKEKVQSGDVIGIDKASGKITKLGRSFSRSRDYDAMGPQTKFVQCPDGELQKRKEVVHCVTLHEIDVINSRTQGFLALFTGDTGEIRAEVREQIDTKVAEWREEGKAEIIPGVLFIDEVHMLDIECFSFLNRALENDMAPILVVATNRGITSIRGTNYRSPHGIPIDFLDRLLIISTQPYTGDDIRKILDIRCQEEDVEMSEDAKVLLTKIGEDTSLRYAINLITSAALACLKRKGKIVEMEDISRVYELFYDVKRSTQYLMEYQSQYMFSEVGTGEGYEDEANAMVS; from the exons ATGTCGGAGATAAAGCTCTCGGAGATGCGAGACCTAACTCGAATTGAACGAATCGGCGCCCACTCCCACATCCGGGGCCTCGGCCTCGACTCCGCCCTCGAAGCCCGCTCCTCCTCCGAAGGCATGGTCGGCCAGACTTCAGCCCGAAAAGCCGCCGGCGTCATCGTCAAGATGGTCCAAGAAGGCAAAATCGCTGGCCGGGCAGTCCTCCTCGCCGGCCAGCCCGGGACCGGCAAAACTGCCATCGCCATGGGCATGGCTAAATCCATCGGCCAAGAGACTCCCTTCGCTATGCTCGCAGGGAGCGAGCTGTTCTCGCTGGAGATGTCGAAAACCGAAGCCCTAATGCAGGCGTTCAGGAAAGCAATTGGGGTCAGAATCAAAGAGGAGACCGAGGTGATTGAGGGCGAGGTTGTGGAGATACAGATTGACCGGCCGGCTGTTGCTGGGGCAGCGTCGAAGACGGGGAAGCTCACGCTGAAGACGACGGATATGGAGACGGTTTATGACTTGGGTGGGAAGATGATTGAAGCACTGGGGAAGGAGAAAGTGCAGAGTGGTGATGTAATTGGGATCGACAAGGCTTCCGGGAAGATCACTAAGCTCGGGAGGTCGTTCTCGAGGTCAAGGGACTATGATGCGATGGGGCCTCAGACGAAGTTCGTGCAGTGCCCCGATGGCGAGCTACAGAAGAGGAAGGAAGTTGTGCATTGTGTTACGCTTCATGAGATTGATGTTATCAATAGCAG AACGCAGGGATTTCTGGCATTGTTTACGGGTGATACTGGCGAAATCCGTGCAGAAGTTAGGGAACAAATCGACACAAAGGTAGCCGAGTGGAGAGAAGAAGGAAAAGCAGAAATTATACCGGGTGTCCTCTTCATTGATGAAGTACACATGCTTGACATCGAatgcttttcttttctaaatcGTGCATTGGAGAATGACATGGCGCCTATATTAGTCGTCGCCACGAATAGAGGGATCACTTCCATCAGGGGCACAAACTACAGGTCTCCACACGGCATTCCAATTGATTTTCTTGACCGCCTGCTCATCATCTCCACGCAACCGTACACAGGGGATGACATCCGAAAGATCTTGGACATCAGATGCCAAGAGGAAGATGTAGAAATGTCCGAAGATGCTAAGGTACTGCTTACAAAGATCGGAGAAGACACATCACTGAGATACGCTATAAATCTCATCACCTCTGCCGCGTTGGCCTGCCTGAAGAGGAAGGGAAAGATTGTGGAAATGGAAGACATAAGCCGTGTGTATGAGCTGTTCTACGATGTGAAGAGGTCAACTCAATACCTGATGGAATATCAAAGCCAATATATGTTCAGTGAGGTGGGAACAGGAGAGGGATACGAAGACGAAGCCAATGCAATGGTCTCATAA